The following nucleotide sequence is from Bdellovibrio sp. ArHS.
AAAAAAACGTCCTCCTCATTGGATGGTTACGTTTCGGATTTTTAAAGAACGAGTTAACGGGACTCTTCTGATATTTCAGAGAATAAGAAATGGAGGAGTGTTTTCCACCCTAGGGGACTCTGGACCTTTGTTCCTTTGTGAAAGCTGTGGCGAGGTGGAAATTCGCAGCAACAGGGTTTTGTGTGTCTCTGGGAGACGCTCTCCTTGCGTCCCTCGGTCAGGTTTATAATTTTCCACAAGGCCCGGTCGCAGTCGAGCGAAGGTGGACAGTTGAAGACGGGTCATGATACCAAAGAAACAGCAAGGGAGTTTTTCTTGAAACAGATTTTGGTAACAGGAGCGTCGACGGGCATTGGGTTTGATCTTACCAAGAGGCTTTGTGAAAAAGGTCATCGGGTATGGGCCGGTGTCCGACGTCCCGAAGTTCTGCAATCCTTGCAGTCCCGATATCCTGAACTCTTGACCGTGTTGAAATTAGATGTCGTGAACGAACAAGATATTCAGAACGCTTTTACAACAGTCACCGAAACGTGGGATCGTCACCGAGAATTTATTTTAGTGAATAATGCGGGCGTGGCCATCGGGGGGCCGATCGAGGCATTGCCTTTAAAGGAGTGGCGCGATCTCTTTGCCGTGAATGTTTTTGCGCCTGTTCGTCTGACGCAGATTTTTTTGCCTCTTTTAAGGGAAACCCGCGGCAGGGTTGTTAACGTTGGCTCTATCAGCGGGCAAATTTCCACACCTTTTTTGTCGCCTTATTGTTCTTCCAAGTTTGCGTTGCGGTCCTTTAACGATTCGTTACGCCGGGAAATGATGCCGTTCGCGGTGAAGGTCATTTTGATCGAAGCGGGCCCGGTCCGCACCGAGATCTGGTCCAAATCCATTTCCCATAGCGAGGACCGGCAACGCGAAATGAGTGAAGAGATGCGAAAAGTCTACGGTCCTCAGTTGGAAGCT
It contains:
- a CDS encoding SDR family oxidoreductase — encoded protein: MKQILVTGASTGIGFDLTKRLCEKGHRVWAGVRRPEVLQSLQSRYPELLTVLKLDVVNEQDIQNAFTTVTETWDRHREFILVNNAGVAIGGPIEALPLKEWRDLFAVNVFAPVRLTQIFLPLLRETRGRVVNVGSISGQISTPFLSPYCSSKFALRSFNDSLRREMMPFAVKVILIEAGPVRTEIWSKSISHSEDRQREMSEEMRKVYGPQLEALKEGVSETVKTAIPVETVTEVMLQSIESPRPDRYYLLGKNVKLFAAMGRFLPAALIDRLMGRGFRMRRI